Proteins encoded together in one Miscanthus floridulus cultivar M001 chromosome 16, ASM1932011v1, whole genome shotgun sequence window:
- the LOC136510056 gene encoding pterocarpan synthase 1-like: MATKPPSSVVAPMAAPLPVEFTKFTFRTLYIHRTDPGSKEMSQAGRPSDQLGRRNISDCPIYDGRGSDASLVGRIQGITVLISNAHQLVTIVFETERLKGPTLLTNGMVTAGSDEWAIYGGTGVFAMATGIIKRKNLADRTGGNIDELSMEVFCPVFGSSKHPI; this comes from the exons ATGGCGACGAAGCCTCCGAGTAGCGTAGTGGCTCCCATGGCTGCACCCTTACCGGTGGAGTTCACCAAATTCACCTTCCGTACCTTGTATATTCATCGCACCGATCCAGGCAGCAAGGAGATGTCTCAGGCAGGGAGACCATCTGATCAGCTGGGGCGAAGAAACATCAGTGACTGCCCCATATATGATGGCCGTGGTTCTGATGCCAGCCTAGTGGGTCGCATACAGGGAATCACAGTCCTAATTAGCAATGCACACCAATTAGTCACCATCGTTTTTGAGACCGAGAG GCTTAAGGGCCCCACGCTCCTTACCAATGGAATGGTAACGGCTGGGTCTGATGAATGGGCAATCTACGGTGGAACTGGAGTGTTTGCTATGGCGACCGGTATCATAAAAAGGAAGAATCTTGCCGATAGGACTGGTGGCAACATTGATGAACTCAGCATGGAAGTTTTCTGCCCGGTGTTTGGCTCATCAAAGCATCCAATTTAG